The following are encoded in a window of Ricinus communis isolate WT05 ecotype wild-type chromosome 4, ASM1957865v1, whole genome shotgun sequence genomic DNA:
- the LOC8285372 gene encoding AT-rich interactive domain-containing protein 6 isoform X1 — translation MSDSSSTSKEMVDAKEAEKGVDEAPNINLNDTIGQREAKAPSISLPQNGQLKAEVKDNSAAKLTMENTVVEGEQQQIEANDDKTSGTDADKNAISGSNVQTKANNGGVHDDHEDKNVKLKYGDNAHKGSSRKINIDAGTKNEDNHVDLFDEKSSETQVEDVKNAMTKTDLSLNTEITKDMSKPEFHQEHEKIVSTSNKSFLVDPSLGEGYESGTEDEQAAFAKEVERFYRESNLEYKAPKFYKEELNLLKLWRAVIKLGGYEQVTSCKLWRQVGESFRPPKTCTTVSWTFRIFYEKALLEYEKHKMRNGELPFSDGPLTEPIRVENQAPGSQALGSGRARRDAAARAMEGWHSQRLLGNGQVCHPIIKDKNLNSTPKGDKLLKTNGLLKRKKPSSVERSVLVPHMKAMKPQVDSMVIDIGPPADWVKINVQKTNDCFEIYALVPGLLREEVHVQSDPAGRLIISGNPEQVDNPWGVTPFKKVVSLPSRIDPHQTSAVVTLHGQLFVRVPFELSDI, via the exons ATGAGTGATAGTAGTAGTACTAGTAAAGAAATGGTGGATGCTAAAGAAGCAGAAAAAGGTGTCGATGAAGCACCTAATATCAATTTGAATGATACAATAGGTCAAAGGGAAGCCAAAGCACCATCTATTTCTCTTCCTCAAAATGGGCAACTGAAAGCAGAAGTCAAGGATAATTCTGCTGCTAAACTAACAATGGAAAACACTGTTGTCGAAGGAGAACAACAACAAATCGAGGCTAATGATGATAAAACTAGTGGTACTGATGCCGATAAGAATGCAATTAGTGGTAGTAACGTCCAAACCAAAGCCAACAATGGAGGAGTGCATGATGACCATGAAGATAAGAATGTGAAATTGAAGTATGGGGATAATGCTCACAAGGGCTCTAGTAGGAAAATTAACATTGATGCTGGTACCAAAAATGAGGAtaatcatgttgatctctTCGATGAGAAGTCTTCAGAGACACAAGTTGAAGATGTTAAGAATGCGATGACTAAAACAGACTTATCCCTAAACACAGAGATTACCAAGGATATGTCTAAACCTGAGTTCCACCAAGAGCATGAAAAGATTGTAAGCACTTCAAACAAGTCATTCCTTGTGGACCCTTCTTTAGGTGAGGGCTATGAATCTGGAACAGAAGACGAGCAAGCAGCATTTGCGAAGGAGGTTGAAAGGTTTTACAGAGAGAGTAACCTTGAATACAAGGCCCCAAAGTTCTATAAAGAAGAACTGAATTTGCTCAA GTTATGGAGAGCAGTGATCAAACTGGGAGGCTATGAACAG GTGACATCATGCAAGTTGTGGCGTCAAGTGGGAGAATCATTCAGACCCCCAAA GACCTGTACTACTGTTTCTTGGACATTTcgaatattttatgaaaag GCATTACTTGAATATGAAAAGCATAAAATGCGTAATGGGGAGCTCCCCTTCTCTGATGGTCCCTTGACAGAGCCAATCAGGGTTGAAAATCAG GCCCCAGGAAGTCAAGCTCTCGGATCAGGTAGGGCTCGAAGAGACGCTGCAGCTCGTGCCATGGAGGGGTGGCACTCCCAGCGTCTTCTTGGTAATGGTCAGGTTTGTCATCCAATTATTAAG GATAAGAACTTGAATTCTACACCGAAGGGTGACAAGCTGCTAAAAACTAACG GTTTACTGAAGCGTAAAAAGCCATCGAGTGTTGAGCGTTCTGTCCTTGTTCCTCACATGAAAGCAATGAAGCCACA AGTGGATTCAATGGTTATTGATATTGGACCTCCAGCTGATTGGGTGAAGATCAATGTGCAAAAAACT AATGACTGCTTTGAAATATATGCTTTAGTTCCAGGACTTCTGCGTGAGGAG GTGCATGTCCAATCTGATCCAGCAGGACGCTTGATTATATCTGGTAACCCAGAGCAAGTGGATAATCCCTGGGGTGTGACACCCTTTAAAAAG GTTGTCAGCTTACCTTCCAGAATTGATCCGCATCAGACATCTGCTGTGGTTACCCTGCATGGCCAGTTGTTTGTGCGCGTGCCATTTGAGCTGTCAGATATTTAG
- the LOC8285372 gene encoding AT-rich interactive domain-containing protein 6 isoform X2, whose protein sequence is MSDSSSTSKEMVDAKEAEKGVDEAPNINLNDTIGQREAKAPSISLPQNGQLKAEVKDNSAAKLTMENTVVEGEQQQIEANDDKTSGTDADKNAISGSNVQTKANNGGVHDDHEDKNVKLKYGDNAHKGSSRKINIDAGTKNEDNHVDLFDEKSSETQVEDVKNAMTKTDLSLNTEITKDMSKPEFHQEHEKIVSTSNKSFLVDPSLGEGYESGTEDEQAAFAKEVERFYRESNLEYKAPKFYKEELNLLKLWRAVIKLGGYEQVTSCKLWRQVGESFRPPKTCTTVSWTFRIFYEKALLEYEKHKMRNGELPFSDGPLTEPIRVENQAPGSQALGSGRARRDAAARAMEGWHSQRLLGNGQVCHPIIKNLNSTPKGDKLLKTNGLLKRKKPSSVERSVLVPHMKAMKPQVDSMVIDIGPPADWVKINVQKTNDCFEIYALVPGLLREEVHVQSDPAGRLIISGNPEQVDNPWGVTPFKKVVSLPSRIDPHQTSAVVTLHGQLFVRVPFELSDI, encoded by the exons ATGAGTGATAGTAGTAGTACTAGTAAAGAAATGGTGGATGCTAAAGAAGCAGAAAAAGGTGTCGATGAAGCACCTAATATCAATTTGAATGATACAATAGGTCAAAGGGAAGCCAAAGCACCATCTATTTCTCTTCCTCAAAATGGGCAACTGAAAGCAGAAGTCAAGGATAATTCTGCTGCTAAACTAACAATGGAAAACACTGTTGTCGAAGGAGAACAACAACAAATCGAGGCTAATGATGATAAAACTAGTGGTACTGATGCCGATAAGAATGCAATTAGTGGTAGTAACGTCCAAACCAAAGCCAACAATGGAGGAGTGCATGATGACCATGAAGATAAGAATGTGAAATTGAAGTATGGGGATAATGCTCACAAGGGCTCTAGTAGGAAAATTAACATTGATGCTGGTACCAAAAATGAGGAtaatcatgttgatctctTCGATGAGAAGTCTTCAGAGACACAAGTTGAAGATGTTAAGAATGCGATGACTAAAACAGACTTATCCCTAAACACAGAGATTACCAAGGATATGTCTAAACCTGAGTTCCACCAAGAGCATGAAAAGATTGTAAGCACTTCAAACAAGTCATTCCTTGTGGACCCTTCTTTAGGTGAGGGCTATGAATCTGGAACAGAAGACGAGCAAGCAGCATTTGCGAAGGAGGTTGAAAGGTTTTACAGAGAGAGTAACCTTGAATACAAGGCCCCAAAGTTCTATAAAGAAGAACTGAATTTGCTCAA GTTATGGAGAGCAGTGATCAAACTGGGAGGCTATGAACAG GTGACATCATGCAAGTTGTGGCGTCAAGTGGGAGAATCATTCAGACCCCCAAA GACCTGTACTACTGTTTCTTGGACATTTcgaatattttatgaaaag GCATTACTTGAATATGAAAAGCATAAAATGCGTAATGGGGAGCTCCCCTTCTCTGATGGTCCCTTGACAGAGCCAATCAGGGTTGAAAATCAG GCCCCAGGAAGTCAAGCTCTCGGATCAGGTAGGGCTCGAAGAGACGCTGCAGCTCGTGCCATGGAGGGGTGGCACTCCCAGCGTCTTCTTGGTAATGGTCAGGTTTGTCATCCAATTATTAAG AACTTGAATTCTACACCGAAGGGTGACAAGCTGCTAAAAACTAACG GTTTACTGAAGCGTAAAAAGCCATCGAGTGTTGAGCGTTCTGTCCTTGTTCCTCACATGAAAGCAATGAAGCCACA AGTGGATTCAATGGTTATTGATATTGGACCTCCAGCTGATTGGGTGAAGATCAATGTGCAAAAAACT AATGACTGCTTTGAAATATATGCTTTAGTTCCAGGACTTCTGCGTGAGGAG GTGCATGTCCAATCTGATCCAGCAGGACGCTTGATTATATCTGGTAACCCAGAGCAAGTGGATAATCCCTGGGGTGTGACACCCTTTAAAAAG GTTGTCAGCTTACCTTCCAGAATTGATCCGCATCAGACATCTGCTGTGGTTACCCTGCATGGCCAGTTGTTTGTGCGCGTGCCATTTGAGCTGTCAGATATTTAG
- the LOC8285372 gene encoding AT-rich interactive domain-containing protein 6 isoform X3 yields MENTVVEGEQQQIEANDDKTSGTDADKNAISGSNVQTKANNGGVHDDHEDKNVKLKYGDNAHKGSSRKINIDAGTKNEDNHVDLFDEKSSETQVEDVKNAMTKTDLSLNTEITKDMSKPEFHQEHEKIVSTSNKSFLVDPSLGEGYESGTEDEQAAFAKEVERFYRESNLEYKAPKFYKEELNLLKLWRAVIKLGGYEQVTSCKLWRQVGESFRPPKTCTTVSWTFRIFYEKALLEYEKHKMRNGELPFSDGPLTEPIRVENQAPGSQALGSGRARRDAAARAMEGWHSQRLLGNGQVCHPIIKDKNLNSTPKGDKLLKTNGLLKRKKPSSVERSVLVPHMKAMKPQVDSMVIDIGPPADWVKINVQKTNDCFEIYALVPGLLREEVHVQSDPAGRLIISGNPEQVDNPWGVTPFKKVVSLPSRIDPHQTSAVVTLHGQLFVRVPFELSDI; encoded by the exons ATGGAAAACACTGTTGTCGAAGGAGAACAACAACAAATCGAGGCTAATGATGATAAAACTAGTGGTACTGATGCCGATAAGAATGCAATTAGTGGTAGTAACGTCCAAACCAAAGCCAACAATGGAGGAGTGCATGATGACCATGAAGATAAGAATGTGAAATTGAAGTATGGGGATAATGCTCACAAGGGCTCTAGTAGGAAAATTAACATTGATGCTGGTACCAAAAATGAGGAtaatcatgttgatctctTCGATGAGAAGTCTTCAGAGACACAAGTTGAAGATGTTAAGAATGCGATGACTAAAACAGACTTATCCCTAAACACAGAGATTACCAAGGATATGTCTAAACCTGAGTTCCACCAAGAGCATGAAAAGATTGTAAGCACTTCAAACAAGTCATTCCTTGTGGACCCTTCTTTAGGTGAGGGCTATGAATCTGGAACAGAAGACGAGCAAGCAGCATTTGCGAAGGAGGTTGAAAGGTTTTACAGAGAGAGTAACCTTGAATACAAGGCCCCAAAGTTCTATAAAGAAGAACTGAATTTGCTCAA GTTATGGAGAGCAGTGATCAAACTGGGAGGCTATGAACAG GTGACATCATGCAAGTTGTGGCGTCAAGTGGGAGAATCATTCAGACCCCCAAA GACCTGTACTACTGTTTCTTGGACATTTcgaatattttatgaaaag GCATTACTTGAATATGAAAAGCATAAAATGCGTAATGGGGAGCTCCCCTTCTCTGATGGTCCCTTGACAGAGCCAATCAGGGTTGAAAATCAG GCCCCAGGAAGTCAAGCTCTCGGATCAGGTAGGGCTCGAAGAGACGCTGCAGCTCGTGCCATGGAGGGGTGGCACTCCCAGCGTCTTCTTGGTAATGGTCAGGTTTGTCATCCAATTATTAAG GATAAGAACTTGAATTCTACACCGAAGGGTGACAAGCTGCTAAAAACTAACG GTTTACTGAAGCGTAAAAAGCCATCGAGTGTTGAGCGTTCTGTCCTTGTTCCTCACATGAAAGCAATGAAGCCACA AGTGGATTCAATGGTTATTGATATTGGACCTCCAGCTGATTGGGTGAAGATCAATGTGCAAAAAACT AATGACTGCTTTGAAATATATGCTTTAGTTCCAGGACTTCTGCGTGAGGAG GTGCATGTCCAATCTGATCCAGCAGGACGCTTGATTATATCTGGTAACCCAGAGCAAGTGGATAATCCCTGGGGTGTGACACCCTTTAAAAAG GTTGTCAGCTTACCTTCCAGAATTGATCCGCATCAGACATCTGCTGTGGTTACCCTGCATGGCCAGTTGTTTGTGCGCGTGCCATTTGAGCTGTCAGATATTTAG